In the genome of Monodelphis domestica isolate mMonDom1 chromosome 2, mMonDom1.pri, whole genome shotgun sequence, one region contains:
- the PLA2G7 gene encoding platelet-activating factor acetylhydrolase isoform X2 produces the protein MSAVFGNKYQIPKGKGSYSVGCTDLMFDFTAKGSLLRLYYPSKDGEPESTLWIPNKEYFVGLTNFLGMHRVMGKFLALYYGSVTTPASWNAPLRIGEQYPLVIFSHGLGAFRTIYSAIGVELASHGFIVAAVEHRDQSASATFYFKDEFAVKADNKSWLPYKRLGPQNVEYLLRNGQVLQRAEECSKALNLILDINGGKTVKNVLDSTFDLNQLKDTIDKNKIAVMGHSFGGATVIQSLSEDDRFRCGIALDAWMIPLSEELYCRVPQPLFFINSERFQTAENILRMKKFYLPDKERKMITIKGSVHQNFPDFTFVTGRILAYMFSLKGDIDSNLAIDLSNKASLAFLQKHLGLQRNFNQWDPLIEGEDINLIRDSNAASITYLSEYLE, from the exons ATGAGTGCTGTGTTCGGCAACAAATATCAGATCCCTAAAGGAAAAGGGTCTTACTCCGTGGGATGCACAGACTTGATGTTTGATTTCACTGCCAAG GGCAGCTTACTGCGTCTCTATTATCCTTCCAAAGATGGTGAACCTGAAAGCACTCTATGGATCCCCAATAAAGAATATTTTGTGGGTCTTACTAATTTTCTTGGAATGCACAGGGTCATGGGCAAATTCCTCGCCTTGTACTATG gTTCGGTGACAACTCCTGCAAGTTGGAATGCCCCTTTGAGGATTGGTGAACAATACCCATTGGTTATTTTTTCTCATGGACTTGGAGCATTCAG GACAATCTACTCTGCTATTGGGGTTGAACTGGCATCTCATGGGTTTATAGTTGCTGCTGTTGAACACAG AGATCAATCGGCATCAGCAACTTTTTACTTTAAAGATGAATTTGCTGTCAAAGCAGATAATAAGTCCTGGCTTCCCTATAAGCGCCTTGGTCCACAGAATGTGGAGTACCTTCTACGCAATGGACAG GTACTTCAAAGAGCGGAAGAATGCTCTAAAGCTCTTAATTTGATTCTTGATATTAATGGTGGAAAAACAGTGAAGAACGTCTTGGATTCCACATTTGACTTGAACCAACTAAAG GATacaattgataaaaataaaatagcagtAATGGGACATTCCTTTGGTGGAGCCACAGTTATTCAGTCTCTTAGTGAAGACGACAGATTCCG ATGTGGCATTGCCCTGGATGCGTGGATGATTCCCTTAAGTGAAGAGTTGTACTGTAGAGTTCCCCAGCCTCTCTTCTTTATCAACTCTGAAAGATTCCAGACTGCAGAAAATatcctgagaatgaaaaaattctACTTACctgataaagaaaggaaaatgatcacaATCAA gggATCAGTCCATCAGAACTTTCCTGATTTTACTTTTGTGACTGGTAGAATACTTGCGTACATGTTCTCATTAAAAGGAGATATTGATTCGAATTTAGCCATTGATCTGAGCAACAAAGCTTCATTAGCTTTCTTGCAAAAGCATTTAG GTCTTCAGAGAAATTTTAATCAATGGGACCCTTTAATTGAAGGTGAAGATATAAACCTCATTCGAGATAGCAATGCTGCCTCAATTACCTATCTTTCTGAGTACCTGGAATAA
- the PLA2G7 gene encoding platelet-activating factor acetylhydrolase isoform X1: MMPYKLPIIFCLCGCLVQIHPFEWEDLDPMKHIQSTGWYKKIQNLMSAVFGNKYQIPKGKGSYSVGCTDLMFDFTAKGSLLRLYYPSKDGEPESTLWIPNKEYFVGLTNFLGMHRVMGKFLALYYGSVTTPASWNAPLRIGEQYPLVIFSHGLGAFRTIYSAIGVELASHGFIVAAVEHRDQSASATFYFKDEFAVKADNKSWLPYKRLGPQNVEYLLRNGQVLQRAEECSKALNLILDINGGKTVKNVLDSTFDLNQLKDTIDKNKIAVMGHSFGGATVIQSLSEDDRFRCGIALDAWMIPLSEELYCRVPQPLFFINSERFQTAENILRMKKFYLPDKERKMITIKGSVHQNFPDFTFVTGRILAYMFSLKGDIDSNLAIDLSNKASLAFLQKHLGLQRNFNQWDPLIEGEDINLIRDSNAASITYLSEYLE; the protein is encoded by the exons ATGATGCCCTACAAACTGCCTATCATTTTCTGCCTCTGCGGTTGTTTGGTGCAGATTCATCCCTTTGAATGGGAAGACCTAGATCCAATGAAGCACATACAGTCAACAG GGTGgtataagaaaatacaaaacctAATGAGTGCTGTGTTCGGCAACAAATATCAGATCCCTAAAGGAAAAGGGTCTTACTCCGTGGGATGCACAGACTTGATGTTTGATTTCACTGCCAAG GGCAGCTTACTGCGTCTCTATTATCCTTCCAAAGATGGTGAACCTGAAAGCACTCTATGGATCCCCAATAAAGAATATTTTGTGGGTCTTACTAATTTTCTTGGAATGCACAGGGTCATGGGCAAATTCCTCGCCTTGTACTATG gTTCGGTGACAACTCCTGCAAGTTGGAATGCCCCTTTGAGGATTGGTGAACAATACCCATTGGTTATTTTTTCTCATGGACTTGGAGCATTCAG GACAATCTACTCTGCTATTGGGGTTGAACTGGCATCTCATGGGTTTATAGTTGCTGCTGTTGAACACAG AGATCAATCGGCATCAGCAACTTTTTACTTTAAAGATGAATTTGCTGTCAAAGCAGATAATAAGTCCTGGCTTCCCTATAAGCGCCTTGGTCCACAGAATGTGGAGTACCTTCTACGCAATGGACAG GTACTTCAAAGAGCGGAAGAATGCTCTAAAGCTCTTAATTTGATTCTTGATATTAATGGTGGAAAAACAGTGAAGAACGTCTTGGATTCCACATTTGACTTGAACCAACTAAAG GATacaattgataaaaataaaatagcagtAATGGGACATTCCTTTGGTGGAGCCACAGTTATTCAGTCTCTTAGTGAAGACGACAGATTCCG ATGTGGCATTGCCCTGGATGCGTGGATGATTCCCTTAAGTGAAGAGTTGTACTGTAGAGTTCCCCAGCCTCTCTTCTTTATCAACTCTGAAAGATTCCAGACTGCAGAAAATatcctgagaatgaaaaaattctACTTACctgataaagaaaggaaaatgatcacaATCAA gggATCAGTCCATCAGAACTTTCCTGATTTTACTTTTGTGACTGGTAGAATACTTGCGTACATGTTCTCATTAAAAGGAGATATTGATTCGAATTTAGCCATTGATCTGAGCAACAAAGCTTCATTAGCTTTCTTGCAAAAGCATTTAG GTCTTCAGAGAAATTTTAATCAATGGGACCCTTTAATTGAAGGTGAAGATATAAACCTCATTCGAGATAGCAATGCTGCCTCAATTACCTATCTTTCTGAGTACCTGGAATAA